A single Parabacteroides timonensis DNA region contains:
- a CDS encoding glycosyltransferase: MKKYNKTTLIIGAIPYKDREESFGGTTVLLQNLIDYMARKQYPYKIIPTNRFNGKLLKKINFLYVIWKYVINLNNIDIVTFHVTSKGAFILFPILSPIALLFNKKIVFRKFAGSFKSVYKKQSPITKAFFRFFLKKADLTFGETKELVSFFAELSGNPDKVLWFPNVRKKSKIIKISPYQKRLVFISHVKQSKGINEILEVSKRLPPDYTLDIYGPIKDESYTADYFKQYNVTYRGTINPDQVTNTLINYDILLLPTFHSGEGYPGIVIEAFSVGIPVIATNFGGIPEIVTDRYNGRLISPQNTDELEDAILSFHSKNYSSYSQNALLSFQENFDSDTVNKRITNKIIS; this comes from the coding sequence ATGAAAAAGTACAATAAAACAACACTCATTATAGGAGCTATTCCTTATAAAGACAGGGAGGAAAGTTTTGGAGGGACAACTGTCTTGCTACAAAATCTTATAGATTACATGGCTAGAAAACAATATCCTTATAAAATAATCCCGACAAATCGCTTTAATGGAAAACTCTTAAAAAAAATAAATTTCTTATACGTAATATGGAAATACGTAATCAATCTTAACAATATAGATATCGTAACTTTTCATGTCACCAGCAAAGGGGCTTTTATACTTTTTCCTATTTTAAGCCCGATAGCTTTACTTTTCAACAAAAAAATTGTTTTTCGAAAGTTTGCAGGAAGTTTTAAAAGCGTTTACAAAAAACAATCACCTATTACCAAAGCTTTCTTTCGCTTTTTTTTAAAAAAAGCGGATCTGACATTTGGAGAAACAAAAGAATTAGTATCATTCTTCGCAGAACTAAGTGGAAACCCCGATAAAGTACTATGGTTCCCTAATGTGCGAAAGAAAAGCAAAATAATCAAAATATCACCTTATCAAAAACGCCTTGTTTTTATATCACATGTTAAACAGAGTAAAGGTATTAACGAGATTCTGGAGGTATCTAAACGGTTACCTCCGGATTATACATTGGATATTTACGGCCCCATTAAAGACGAGAGCTATACTGCCGACTATTTCAAGCAATATAATGTGACCTATCGCGGCACTATCAATCCGGATCAAGTAACGAACACCCTTATTAACTATGATATACTGTTGCTCCCAACATTCCATTCGGGAGAAGGATATCCCGGGATCGTTATCGAAGCTTTTTCTGTGGGAATACCTGTAATAGCTACAAACTTCGGAGGAATCCCTGAAATCGTAACAGATCGATATAACGGAAGATTAATATCACCTCAGAATACCGATGAACTGGAAGATGCTATCTTATCGTTTCATTCAAAAAATTACTCGAGTTATTCTCAGAATGCCTTACTTTCTTTTCAGGAAAATTTCGATTCTGACACAGTAAACAAGCGCATCACAAATAAAATTATCTCATAA
- a CDS encoding EpsG family protein has protein sequence MYIATLALTIYFYALDHFLKFNKRTKFLIYATLYIWIIILLSLLRSDNIPDTMEYKEIYLFHSMEDIVEKGFMFINKSFLSFGVSFHLFLFIYLCFLFCCFFLCTKKLVENVNLAFLLFLPYFGFYYFGIIIRVALAISICYIGITYLLNHKTTYGICFYYAIVTIAFFIHQTTILFYILPLVGFINIKKKYLYIILSIGIFLPFLSLQNHILTQLETMSQLLSFSPRFQKYIDHADISSQMYGLSKIKFGLCGILFVYLKDYIYPEKLKTYNFFLNTYCIGTILALMFYFVPAGGRLGEIFIFFEFILLTYLYEYSSLNKNIVLTALFFNILIEYTMFARLVPEMI, from the coding sequence ATGTATATCGCAACTTTGGCACTAACTATTTACTTCTACGCATTAGATCATTTTCTAAAATTCAATAAAAGGACTAAATTCCTGATATATGCGACTCTTTATATCTGGATTATAATTCTTTTATCTTTATTACGTAGTGATAATATCCCCGATACAATGGAATATAAAGAGATTTATCTATTTCACAGTATGGAAGATATCGTGGAAAAAGGATTTATGTTTATCAATAAATCATTTCTCTCTTTCGGGGTAAGCTTTCATCTTTTTCTATTCATCTATCTCTGTTTTTTATTTTGTTGTTTCTTCTTATGTACAAAAAAACTCGTTGAAAACGTAAATTTAGCATTTCTACTATTCTTACCTTATTTCGGATTTTACTATTTTGGAATCATCATACGAGTTGCATTAGCTATATCTATTTGTTACATAGGAATTACATATTTACTAAATCATAAAACAACATATGGAATCTGTTTTTATTATGCTATCGTCACAATTGCTTTTTTTATACATCAGACTACCATATTATTCTACATTTTGCCATTAGTTGGATTTATTAATATAAAAAAGAAATATCTTTATATAATACTGAGTATAGGGATTTTCCTTCCATTTCTATCTCTACAGAATCATATATTAACACAGTTGGAGACAATGTCACAGCTTTTATCATTCTCTCCAAGATTTCAGAAGTATATAGATCATGCAGACATTAGTTCACAAATGTATGGTCTGTCAAAAATAAAATTCGGTTTATGTGGTATTCTGTTTGTTTATTTAAAAGATTATATATATCCAGAGAAATTGAAAACGTACAATTTCTTTTTAAACACATACTGTATCGGGACTATTCTTGCTCTCATGTTTTACTTTGTTCCGGCTGGTGGAAGATTAGGAGAAATATTCATATTTTTTGAGTTCATTTTGCTCACTTACTTATATGAATACTCCTCTTTAAATAAAAACATTGTACTGACAGCCTTATTTTTCAACATCCTTATAGAATATACAATGTTTGCACGATTAGTTCCAGAAATGATTTAA
- a CDS encoding glycosyltransferase family 2 protein, translating into MNTLSIIIPVYHLLDNKNKIYFDILIQSIAQNLQSTYTYKRFSEIVIINDCPEEDIEKFVYSVFTKYNIPRSIIRNNQTNKGQGCSRNIGASLASGNYLHFIDQDDYISQNFYSILLRAIEKENAQIAFSGFNLYNMNTGKYFNPFRPQTTRMYTKAKYLTDLKIFLMSNIAVSPGQYILSKSLFENVGGFADLRNKGTDDWGLFYSLDIQHPDTIITFRSEAVFTYRIHNTQNRKSLDMKASLSEMFSKVNHKKTSWYKFLYFFKINPVGLLLNKIIYRIYWRVPNF; encoded by the coding sequence ATGAATACATTATCAATTATCATTCCTGTATATCATTTGTTGGATAATAAGAATAAAATATATTTTGATATACTTATACAATCGATAGCTCAAAATCTTCAATCGACCTACACCTATAAAAGATTTAGTGAAATCGTCATCATAAATGATTGCCCGGAGGAAGATATAGAAAAGTTTGTTTATTCTGTGTTTACTAAATATAACATTCCTCGATCAATAATACGTAATAACCAAACTAACAAAGGACAGGGATGTTCACGCAATATTGGAGCAAGTCTAGCTTCCGGTAATTATTTACATTTTATAGATCAGGATGATTATATCTCACAGAATTTTTATTCTATACTACTCAGAGCCATCGAAAAAGAAAATGCACAGATTGCTTTTTCTGGATTCAATCTATACAATATGAATACGGGCAAATACTTTAATCCCTTTCGTCCCCAAACAACCAGAATGTATACAAAGGCTAAGTATTTAACCGATCTAAAAATATTTCTCATGTCAAATATTGCTGTTTCACCAGGACAATATATTCTTAGTAAAAGTTTATTTGAAAATGTAGGAGGCTTTGCTGACTTACGAAATAAAGGGACCGATGATTGGGGTCTATTCTATTCACTTGATATACAACATCCTGATACAATCATAACATTTAGAAGTGAAGCTGTTTTTACATATAGAATACACAATACACAAAATCGAAAAAGTTTGGATATGAAAGCATCACTTTCTGAAATGTTCAGCAAAGTAAATCATAAAAAAACAAGCTGGTACAAATTTCTTTATTTCTTCAAAATAAATCCGGTTGGTCTATTATTAAATAAAATAATTTATAGAATATATTGGAGAGTTCCTAATTTTTAA
- a CDS encoding glycosyltransferase family 4 protein has translation MKILFLTDNFPPEVNAPATRTYEHCKEWVLQGAEVTVITCVPNFPQGKVYKGYSNKLYQQETMDGIHVIRVWSYITANEGFLKRTLDYISFSVSAFFAGLFQQADIIIATSPQFFTALSGRTLAFWKRKPWIMEVRDLWPESIKTVGAMKDNPIIRYCEWEEKRCYRSADKIVVVTDSFKKKLEEKGIASPKIEVIKNGVDLTRFTPVGKDEKLIEELGLIGKKVIGYIGTHGMAHKLDFILQCAANMDGKNNYHFLLIGAGAEKKNLLKLKEQLNIKNVTMLDPISKQDVKRYISILDIALINLRKSDLFTTVIPSKIFENAGMEIPILMGVDGEARQILESYQAGLFFEPESEEDFNRKLHLLLSDPTLYKQCQEGCRKLAHDFDRKLLAKRMLHIIKETI, from the coding sequence ATGAAAATTTTATTTTTAACAGACAACTTTCCTCCAGAAGTAAATGCACCCGCTACACGTACTTACGAACATTGCAAAGAATGGGTTCTACAAGGAGCAGAAGTCACAGTTATCACCTGCGTCCCCAATTTTCCACAAGGGAAAGTATATAAAGGATACAGTAATAAATTATACCAACAGGAGACGATGGATGGCATTCATGTTATTCGTGTATGGAGTTATATCACCGCCAACGAAGGATTTCTGAAACGTACACTTGATTACATTAGTTTTTCTGTATCTGCATTCTTCGCCGGCCTCTTTCAACAGGCTGATATTATCATTGCAACATCCCCTCAATTCTTCACGGCTCTCTCAGGACGCACATTAGCTTTCTGGAAAAGAAAGCCCTGGATCATGGAGGTACGCGATCTTTGGCCGGAATCGATCAAGACAGTCGGAGCCATGAAAGATAATCCAATCATCCGTTATTGCGAGTGGGAAGAAAAAAGATGTTACCGGTCGGCAGATAAAATCGTTGTCGTAACCGACTCCTTCAAAAAGAAGCTGGAAGAAAAAGGTATTGCATCTCCTAAGATAGAAGTAATAAAGAATGGAGTAGACTTGACCAGGTTTACCCCAGTCGGGAAAGATGAAAAGCTGATCGAAGAATTAGGCTTGATAGGGAAAAAGGTGATCGGATATATCGGCACACATGGCATGGCACATAAACTGGATTTTATTCTGCAATGTGCCGCCAACATGGACGGTAAAAATAATTACCATTTCCTTCTGATCGGAGCCGGGGCGGAAAAAAAGAATTTACTAAAACTAAAAGAGCAATTAAATATAAAAAATGTAACCATGCTCGATCCGATCTCCAAACAAGATGTAAAACGCTATATATCCATCCTTGATATAGCCTTGATAAACCTACGTAAATCGGATTTGTTTACCACTGTGATTCCTTCTAAAATATTCGAAAATGCAGGTATGGAGATTCCTATTCTTATGGGCGTAGATGGAGAAGCCCGCCAGATCCTAGAATCTTATCAGGCCGGATTGTTCTTTGAACCGGAATCAGAAGAAGATTTTAACAGGAAACTTCATTTGCTTCTATCCGATCCTACCTTATACAAGCAATGTCAAGAAGGATGTCGGAAACTGGCTCATGACTTCGATCGTAAATTACTCGCCAAACGAATGTTACATATAATAAAAGAAACAATATGA
- a CDS encoding glycosyltransferase family 4 protein: MGKHICFLMPAVGYAPSGGFKVVFEYANRFVNDDFQVSIVFPAVHFYNTLSRKKKVKAIIRYLLNFSPKRYTPYSWFNLDKRVKLFPVWDLSESNIPAADIYIATAVQTAVYLNEYKKITSHQKFYFIQGFETWALPEEKVLETYTYPLQKITIAPWLMDKIESAGGKADLIYNGFDFKYFKKEIDYKDKNKYCITMLYHPMPEKGCKDAFEALSIVKNKFSNLQVNLFGFPKQPPDLPNWINYYQQPDKKTHNRLYNEAAIFINASHGEGFCLTPPEAMQCGCAIACTDIGGFKVVCHHEKTALLSPVKDPVALANNIERLITDNSLRYKLAENGHKYIQQFTWEKAYSKFKDLIDISTKV; the protein is encoded by the coding sequence ATGGGAAAACATATATGTTTTTTAATGCCGGCTGTCGGATATGCTCCTTCTGGAGGATTCAAAGTTGTTTTTGAATATGCAAATAGATTTGTCAATGATGACTTTCAAGTTTCCATTGTATTTCCGGCTGTACATTTCTATAACACTCTCAGTCGAAAGAAAAAAGTTAAAGCAATAATTCGCTATTTATTAAACTTCAGCCCCAAGAGATACACACCTTATAGCTGGTTCAATTTAGATAAACGTGTCAAACTATTTCCAGTATGGGATCTTAGTGAATCAAATATTCCTGCAGCTGATATATATATTGCTACAGCAGTTCAGACTGCTGTTTATTTAAATGAGTACAAAAAAATCACTAGTCATCAAAAGTTTTATTTCATACAAGGATTTGAGACCTGGGCTTTACCAGAAGAAAAAGTATTAGAAACATATACTTATCCACTTCAAAAAATAACAATTGCTCCCTGGTTAATGGATAAAATAGAATCAGCTGGAGGAAAAGCTGATCTTATCTATAATGGGTTTGATTTCAAGTATTTCAAAAAAGAAATAGATTATAAAGACAAAAACAAATATTGTATTACTATGCTTTATCACCCTATGCCAGAGAAAGGCTGTAAAGATGCATTTGAAGCTCTTTCGATCGTAAAAAATAAATTTTCTAATTTACAAGTCAACCTTTTTGGTTTTCCCAAGCAGCCACCTGATCTGCCGAATTGGATAAACTATTATCAGCAGCCAGACAAAAAAACACATAATCGTTTGTATAATGAAGCTGCAATATTCATTAATGCCAGTCATGGAGAAGGATTTTGCCTAACTCCACCGGAAGCCATGCAATGTGGTTGTGCGATCGCTTGTACAGATATTGGAGGGTTTAAAGTAGTCTGTCATCATGAAAAGACTGCTTTATTATCACCGGTAAAAGACCCTGTCGCTTTAGCCAATAATATAGAAAGGCTCATCACTGATAATTCATTAAGATATAAATTAGCAGAAAACGGGCATAAATACATTCAACAGTTCACTTGGGAAAAAGCGTATTCAAAATTTAAAGATTTAATCGATATCTCTACCAAAGTATAA
- a CDS encoding alginate lyase family protein produces the protein MDYLLQTGLDPKLGIDWINRFIQAQSTNRTGLDPYPIALRNINWIKFISRYYYLISETELTQWNTSIYSQYQRLFSNLEFHLLGNHLLENAYSLLWGGLYFREDKFYEKAVWLLTQELNEQILPDGAHYELSPMYHEILLDRLLDCINALKYNYRFEGQESIIAFLEEKARLMLSWLNAIIYKDGTIPLLNDSAYGIAPSARDLFAYAKRLGIQWSTHKLKECGYRKFVSDTFEMVMDVGNIGPDYIPGHAHADTFNYELRIDGKPFIIDSGISTYEKNSRRQYERETHAHNTVQVDGKSSSKVWGGFRVAQRAKISSLKEDKFCITASHNGFRETGISHQRIFNMNEEEIMICDSLLPLSGKNGIAMIHLHPDIRIISVNNDSIKTNLAIFKFYGTDEIWIEDCEVAFEYNKRVATKKICIAFTNQMQYTINKLRIEHE, from the coding sequence ATGGATTATCTGTTACAAACAGGATTGGATCCGAAACTAGGTATTGATTGGATCAACCGCTTTATACAGGCCCAATCAACAAATAGAACAGGATTAGATCCTTATCCGATAGCTCTTCGTAATATCAATTGGATCAAATTTATATCCCGATATTATTATCTGATTTCGGAAACGGAACTAACTCAATGGAACACTTCTATATATTCCCAGTATCAAAGATTATTCAGTAACCTCGAATTCCACCTCTTGGGTAATCATCTCCTTGAAAATGCTTATTCTCTTTTATGGGGAGGACTTTATTTCCGGGAAGATAAATTTTATGAGAAAGCAGTCTGGCTGTTGACGCAAGAGCTCAATGAGCAAATTCTTCCGGATGGGGCCCATTATGAACTGAGCCCGATGTATCACGAAATACTTCTGGACCGGTTACTGGATTGTATCAATGCTTTAAAATACAATTACCGTTTTGAAGGACAAGAGAGTATTATTGCTTTTCTGGAAGAAAAAGCCCGACTTATGCTTAGCTGGCTAAATGCTATTATCTATAAAGACGGAACAATCCCCTTATTGAATGATTCCGCTTACGGAATCGCTCCTTCCGCCAGGGATTTATTCGCCTATGCTAAACGACTGGGAATCCAATGGTCTACTCATAAATTAAAAGAATGCGGATATCGAAAATTTGTATCCGACACGTTTGAAATGGTTATGGATGTCGGAAATATCGGTCCCGATTATATTCCGGGACATGCTCATGCCGATACATTCAATTATGAACTTCGCATTGACGGAAAGCCTTTCATTATTGATTCCGGTATTTCTACTTATGAAAAAAATAGCCGTAGGCAATACGAACGTGAAACACATGCCCATAATACCGTTCAGGTAGATGGAAAAAGTTCCAGTAAAGTATGGGGAGGTTTCCGGGTTGCACAACGAGCAAAGATATCCAGCTTAAAAGAAGATAAATTCTGTATTACGGCAAGTCATAATGGTTTCAGAGAAACAGGAATCAGTCACCAACGGATATTTAACATGAATGAAGAAGAGATCATGATTTGCGATTCTCTTCTACCTCTATCCGGAAAAAACGGAATCGCCATGATTCATCTTCATCCGGATATAAGAATCATATCCGTCAATAATGACTCTATAAAAACCAATCTGGCAATCTTCAAGTTTTACGGAACAGATGAAATATGGATAGAAGACTGCGAAGTAGCTTTCGAATACAATAAGCGAGTCGCCACAAAAAAAATATGTATAGCATTCACGAACCAAATGCAATACACTATTAACAAATTAAGAATAGAACACGAATGA
- a CDS encoding phenylacetate--CoA ligase family protein, with the protein MNYENIYARLTPSLQNLACSLYGYKLKEQRFNKDFYAIRKFLDSTSNWNPDQILSYKEDNIHRIIHHAYNHCPYYKQKYSSVGLSPADFKSIDDLLLFPELTKEEIRMHWKKMLADNIPAGKLIQYHTSGSTGTALNFYWTQYSTQFYWAVVYRYMARFGVKLGDRYLTLTGKTVVPISINQPPYWRKNTILNQYLINMQHITKDKIKSITDFINQTDFKYFTGYPSILYQLSLQIEEAGLIISNSPEHIFTGAEKLYEYQRNQIARTFKGCEIHEHYSFSEEAASASQCTDNKYHEDFELGHFELASSVQNEGEESGELLATGFANYGMPFIRYRNGDTAIFDNHPCSCHLKSQIIKEITGRIEDYILTPEGIKIMRFDYLFKDTHDIKECQIVQTKPNEITLRIVRRNNYSVQTENNIRKQVKHYISLNMQVLFEYVSEIPRTKAGKFKAVVSELIHPQQ; encoded by the coding sequence ATGAATTATGAAAATATATATGCAAGACTAACACCGTCTCTGCAAAATTTAGCTTGTTCCCTATATGGATACAAACTTAAAGAACAACGATTTAATAAGGATTTTTATGCTATCCGTAAGTTTTTAGACAGTACCTCCAATTGGAATCCTGACCAAATCCTGTCTTATAAAGAAGATAATATTCACAGGATCATACATCATGCTTATAACCATTGTCCTTATTACAAACAAAAATACTCTTCAGTAGGCTTATCTCCTGCTGACTTTAAATCAATAGATGATCTGTTGCTATTCCCGGAATTGACTAAAGAAGAAATACGTATGCACTGGAAAAAAATGCTTGCAGATAATATCCCTGCCGGAAAACTTATCCAATATCATACCAGTGGAAGTACCGGAACTGCTTTAAATTTCTATTGGACTCAATATAGTACACAATTCTACTGGGCTGTTGTTTACAGATATATGGCCAGGTTTGGAGTTAAGTTAGGTGATAGATATCTCACTCTTACAGGAAAAACAGTCGTTCCAATATCAATAAACCAACCTCCATATTGGAGAAAAAACACAATATTAAATCAATACCTCATTAACATGCAACATATTACCAAAGATAAAATAAAATCCATCACCGACTTCATCAATCAAACCGATTTCAAATATTTCACAGGATATCCTTCCATCCTCTACCAACTCTCGCTTCAGATTGAGGAAGCGGGACTCATTATATCAAACTCTCCCGAACATATATTTACCGGAGCCGAAAAATTATACGAATATCAAAGAAATCAAATTGCCAGAACATTTAAAGGATGTGAGATTCATGAACATTATAGCTTTTCAGAAGAAGCTGCCTCTGCCTCTCAATGCACAGACAACAAATACCATGAAGATTTTGAATTAGGACACTTTGAACTGGCTTCCTCCGTACAGAACGAAGGTGAAGAGTCAGGAGAATTACTGGCAACAGGCTTCGCGAATTACGGAATGCCTTTCATCCGGTATAGAAATGGAGACACTGCCATATTCGATAACCATCCGTGCTCATGTCATTTAAAAAGTCAGATAATTAAAGAAATCACAGGAAGAATAGAGGATTATATATTAACTCCGGAAGGAATAAAAATTATGCGTTTTGATTATCTGTTCAAAGATACTCACGATATAAAAGAATGCCAGATAGTACAAACAAAACCAAATGAAATAACATTACGGATTGTACGCCGAAATAATTATTCTGTCCAAACAGAAAACAACATCCGCAAGCAAGTTAAACATTACATAAGTCTCAATATGCAAGTTCTTTTTGAATACGTATCTGAAATACCTCGCACCAAAGCTGGAAAATTTAAAGCTGTTGTATCCGAATTAATACATCCCCAACAATGA
- a CDS encoding oligosaccharide flippase family protein → MTIIKFVNSFFYLLVYPFLIRKLGTDSYGLFVFASSITTYFQTFISFGFDFPAVKVISTQPDNIEEKSSIVSSVLTAKIYLTAISIIIFILLIGCFDFFRKDWIIYLICYSNIITTILLPVWYFQGMQKMKSVTIAQVVTKVMSLPFIFLFVTNPSDTWIIALIISVSGGISGLYILYLLIRKEKLIIRWQSFSAIKKLFKNSIPFFFSSSASIIKQQFTIFIIGISFSMSDVAIYDLANKLVAVPMNFIAQINNALFPKVIKEYNKQYIKKIIYMESALSLLIIGGLAIFGQLIIKLFAGTNMLQAYPLMMILSIIIPCWLLVGCFINFIYVPLGLYNYVTKSQIGALIIFIVVCLSGVSLIKEIGIIAFAVSLSGIFELTYNYYIIKKKKLLAR, encoded by the coding sequence ATGACTATTATAAAATTCGTAAATTCTTTCTTTTATTTATTGGTTTATCCTTTTCTTATCCGAAAGTTAGGAACAGACAGTTATGGACTATTCGTTTTTGCATCATCCATAACGACTTATTTTCAAACTTTTATATCTTTCGGATTTGATTTTCCTGCAGTTAAAGTTATATCCACCCAACCGGATAATATTGAAGAGAAATCCTCCATCGTATCATCTGTTTTAACAGCCAAAATATATTTAACCGCGATTTCGATAATAATATTTATCCTATTAATAGGGTGCTTCGACTTTTTCAGAAAGGATTGGATCATCTATCTTATTTGCTATTCCAATATTATAACGACAATATTATTACCAGTCTGGTATTTTCAAGGAATGCAAAAAATGAAATCTGTCACGATTGCACAGGTCGTAACAAAAGTCATGTCGTTACCATTCATTTTTCTATTTGTAACAAATCCTTCCGATACTTGGATTATAGCACTCATTATATCTGTTAGCGGTGGAATCAGTGGTTTATATATCTTGTACCTTTTAATAAGAAAAGAAAAACTAATTATCAGATGGCAATCTTTTTCCGCTATTAAAAAGTTATTCAAAAATTCAATTCCTTTCTTCTTTTCTTCATCGGCCAGTATAATAAAGCAGCAGTTTACTATATTTATTATCGGGATTTCATTTTCCATGTCTGATGTTGCTATCTATGATCTCGCGAATAAGTTAGTGGCCGTCCCCATGAACTTTATTGCACAAATAAACAATGCTTTATTTCCTAAAGTCATAAAAGAATACAACAAACAATATATTAAAAAAATTATCTATATGGAAAGTGCGCTATCGCTGCTAATTATAGGTGGCTTGGCTATTTTCGGACAACTGATTATCAAATTATTTGCCGGAACCAATATGTTACAGGCCTATCCGCTAATGATGATTTTAAGTATCATAATACCTTGCTGGCTACTGGTAGGTTGCTTTATTAACTTCATCTACGTTCCACTAGGGTTATATAATTATGTTACAAAGAGTCAGATAGGGGCATTGATCATTTTCATAGTGGTCTGCCTATCTGGAGTATCTCTCATTAAAGAAATAGGTATTATCGCTTTTGCTGTTAGTCTATCTGGAATATTCGAACTTACTTACAATTATTACATCATAAAGAAAAAGAAATTATTAGCAAGATAA
- the wecC gene encoding UDP-N-acetyl-D-mannosamine dehydrogenase, with protein sequence MKACFMGLGYIGLPTAIIAAGNGIDVVGVDINPQVVDMTNKGQIHIVEPGLQELCQQVVVSGHLKASVKPEVSDVYLIVVPTPFKGNHEPDISYVETATRSVIPLLKENDLFIIESTSPVGTTNKMTELIFTLRPELKGKIYIAYCPERVLPGNVIYELVHNDRVIGGIDPASTEKAIEFYSRFVKGTLHKTNAKTAEMCKLTENSSRDVQIAFANELSLICDKAGINVWELVELANKHPRVNILQPGAGVGGHCIAVDPYFITAEFPYESQLIAKAREINNYKAFWCAEKIENAMLRFELKHHRKPIVAMMGLAFKPNIDDLRESPAKYITTKVMQGHNNADILVVEPNVEIHKVFKLTDYKEAYEKADIVALMVAHKEFKELPYREDKVILDFCGIFKK encoded by the coding sequence ATGAAAGCATGTTTTATGGGGCTTGGTTACATAGGCCTGCCCACAGCAATAATAGCAGCCGGCAACGGTATTGATGTAGTTGGTGTAGACATCAACCCTCAGGTTGTAGATATGACTAATAAAGGACAGATCCATATCGTAGAGCCTGGATTACAGGAGTTATGCCAGCAGGTAGTAGTATCCGGTCATCTGAAGGCCTCGGTCAAACCGGAGGTCAGCGACGTGTACCTGATTGTTGTACCTACACCTTTCAAAGGGAATCATGAACCGGATATCTCTTATGTCGAAACGGCAACACGTTCCGTTATTCCTCTTCTGAAAGAGAACGATCTGTTCATTATAGAATCGACCTCTCCGGTAGGGACGACGAATAAAATGACAGAACTTATTTTTACTCTTCGACCGGAGCTGAAGGGCAAGATATACATCGCCTATTGTCCGGAACGTGTATTACCGGGTAATGTAATTTATGAGTTGGTACATAACGATCGGGTAATCGGTGGTATCGATCCGGCATCAACGGAAAAAGCGATAGAGTTCTACAGTCGTTTTGTAAAAGGGACATTACATAAGACGAATGCTAAAACGGCAGAGATGTGTAAGTTAACGGAGAACTCTTCCCGTGACGTACAGATCGCTTTTGCCAATGAGTTGTCGCTGATATGCGACAAAGCAGGGATCAATGTATGGGAACTGGTAGAACTGGCCAACAAACATCCCCGGGTAAATATTCTTCAACCGGGTGCCGGTGTAGGTGGACATTGTATCGCTGTCGACCCTTATTTCATCACGGCAGAATTCCCCTATGAATCGCAACTGATAGCCAAAGCACGTGAGATCAACAACTACAAAGCTTTCTGGTGTGCAGAAAAGATTGAAAATGCCATGCTCAGATTCGAACTGAAACATCATCGTAAACCGATTGTCGCCATGATGGGCTTGGCCTTCAAACCGAATATCGACGATTTACGGGAATCACCGGCCAAATATATTACCACGAAAGTGATGCAAGGCCATAACAATGCCGACATTCTAGTTGTGGAACCAAACGTCGAAATACACAAGGTATTTAAACTCACCGATTACAAAGAGGCATACGAAAAAGCGGATATCGTAGCATTGATGGTGGCACATAAGGAGTTTAAAGAGTTGCCTTACAGGGAAGATAAGGTGATATTGGATTTTTGTGGGATATTCAAAAAGTAA